The following nucleotide sequence is from Candidatus Zixiibacteriota bacterium.
AATCACCGAACTAGCCAATGACAAACCGTTGATAAACCCTGTGCAGGCCGCTGCAATATCGAAAGCGACAGCATTGACCAGACCCAGCTTCTCCTGAACAACACAGGCTTCGGAGGGCAAACGATAGTCGGGAGTGACCGTTCCCACGATGAGCATTTCGATCTCTTCGGGGGTACACTCGGCCATATCGAGTGCGTTGCGACAGGCCTCTGCGGCCATGTCGGACCCCATCATGTCGGGATCAGCAATCCGACGTTCCTTGATGCCGGTCCGGGTAATTATCCACTCGTCAGAGGTATCGACCAAACGCTCGAAATCAGCGTTGGTCATCCGCCGTGGCGGAGCATACGACCCCGTGCCGATTATTTTTGCTCTTATCTTGTGAACCATTAAGGTGTCCAAATTGATTGTTTTTCAACTCGCGGCAGATTCGCTCCCGGATGCCCTTGGCCACCATGTTGTGCGCCAGGACAACGGCATTGGCAATTGCCTTTGAGCTGGATGAACCGTGGCAGATAATGACATTGCCGTTCAATCCCAACAACGGTGCACCGCCCGATTCGGAATAGTCAAACAGACTTCTCATTCTCCGCAAGAATGGTAATAACAACGTGGCCCCAATCCGCGAAAAAACATTGGTCTGTACCTGGCGTTGCATTGCGCCGACAAACATCGGCTTGATAGATTCGGCAAACTTCAACAGGATGTTGCCCGTGAACCCATCTGTCACCGCTACATCTACACTTCCGGAGAGGATATCACGCCCTTCGATATTGCCAACGAAGTTCAAGTCTGAGTCCCGAAGTAACTCGCTGGCCTTAAAAATCAGTTCGTTTCCTTTGCTGCGTTCTTCTCCAATAGATATCAGTCCAACTCGCGGAGCCTCAAGATCAAAAACGACGCTCGAATAAACCGATCCCATGACCGCAAATTGTGACAGATGTAGCGGTTTGCAATCGACATTAGCACCAACATCAAGTACGACAATCGGTCTTCCGGCGGAAGTCGGGAACAGGGTGGTAATTGCCGGGCGACTGACACCTTCGAGGCGACCCAGGGTCAAGAGAGCGGTAGCCATCACCGCCCCGGTATTGCCGGGCGACACAAATGCCTCAGCCTCCCCGACCTTAAGTTGTCGCATGCCAATGGCGATTGAACTGTCGCGCATGCGCACTCCTTCGGTGGCTGAGATAGTCATCGGCACCTCACGGTCGGCATGAACAACGGACATATTGTTCGGACGGTCAGGACAGTCATCGAGAACTTCCCGGATAACTGTCTCAAGGCCGATCAACATTACATGGAGCGACTCCGGTAATCTACGAGCCGCTTCAATGCCGCCATGGATAATCTCAGCGGGACCGCTGTCGGAGCCCATCACATCAAGAACAATTGTATGTTTGCCTTCGATTGTCATCCTGTCTCCCGACGCTTATCGCATCGGGTCGTCAGTGCCCTCAGGCGTCCTTGGCCGGAATAATCTGGCGTCCATTATAGTAGCCGCAGGTTGTGCATACATGATGCGGCAACCGGGGACTGTGACAGTGGGGACAATCCACCACGTTGGGGACAGCAAGTTTCCAATGGGTCCGCCGTTTGCGACCCCGTGTCCGCGAGTGCCTTCGCTTGGGAAGTGGCATCAGTCTATCCTATCGTTTCCAGGTTCATTTATCCTGAAGGTCTCGGAGACCTTCCCATCTTTCATCAATTACTTCCTGGCCGCAATCGCAATCATGGAGGTTGCGATTCGCGCCACATTGGGGACATAGTCCCCGACAGTCTTCCGCACACAGCGGCAACATCGGCACCGCCGTTATAATGGCCTGCCGAACCACATTGCTGATGTCGGCCTCTTGACTGTCGCCGACGCAGAAGACATACTCTTCCGCATCCTCGGCTTCTTTTCGTAACTCATTAAATACAACCTCCGAACAGACAACAAAGTTCATCGTTGTCGTCAATTCGGCATCGTAATGTCCCAGGCAACGTGCACATTCCAGTATCAGAACTGCTCGCACATCCGCCTGACAGAAAAACTCGTCGCCGGATCTTTGAATATCCAGATCGACTGTCACCTCCCGTACGCCGCAAACTCCATCAAAAACAATCTCAAAAGAGTCAGGGTCCGCCTCCAGGCAGGTTCGGACGGGAAAGGTATCATATTCCCGCAGGCGCAATTTCATAGCCTTTGAAACTAAGTAAACACCCCTTGAAAGTCAAGAGTTAAAAGAGCTTCCCGGATCCTCAAGATAGAGGATATGAGCCTATAATTGTAGTCCAGACCTATACAACAAGAAGACGACCGGCCCTAAAGGACCGGTCGTCGTGAATTTCATCTGCAGGCTGCCCTCAGCGGATACCGGTCATACCGGCAAGGTACCGTTGGTCAGGATCCGGAGCCTTCTTTGTACACCTTTATTCGGTTACGGGCTCTTTCCACGGCTGCTCTCGCCGACGGCAGGTCGATATCGGTCTCGCCTTTTCCGGCGGATATCAGCCTGTTCTTCTCCCGTTCATAGGCTGCCTGAGCGCGTTCGATATCAATCTCGTCTGCTCGTTCGACCGCTTCGGCGAGAATCGAGGCCTTGTTGTTGGAAACCTCGAGAAAACCTCCCGAGACGGCCATCAGGTTGACCTTGTCATCGGCATCCCGAAACTCCACGCGCCCTGGAATGAGACCGGTTATCAGGGGCGCATGGTTGGACAGAACCCCCAGATACCCTTCCGTACCGGGGACCACCAGTGACTTGATTTCCGCCTCGAAGAAGACCTTTTCCGGCGTAACTATCGAAAGTAGAAACATATTTCTCTACTTAGCTCTTTGTTTTCTCGTGACGTTCCAGAACTTCCTCAATACCACCGACCATGTAGAACATCTGCTCGGGGATGTGATCCAGCTCACCGCTCAGAATCATCTTGAAGCCCTTAATGGTATCTTCGATCTTGACATACCGGCCTTCGGTGCCGGTGAACGCCTCCGCTACGAAGAACGGCTGCGATAGGAAGCGCTGGATTTTGCGTGCTCTCTGTACGATCTCTCTGTCTTCCTCTGAGAGCTCGTCCATACCAAGAATAGCGATAATGTCCTGAAGATTCTTGTAGCGTTGGAGTGTCACCTGAATCTCACGAGCTACCTGGTAATGCTCTTCGCCTACAACACCCGGATCGAGAATACGCGACGTTGAATCCAGTGGATCAACAGCCGGGTATAGACCCAGTTCAGCAATCTGACGCGACAACACGGTGGTGGCGTCCAGATGTGAGAAGGTAGTCGCCGGGGCTGGATCAGTCAAATCGTCGGCCGGCACATAAATGGCCTGTACCGATGTGATAGAACCGGAGGTCGTGGAGGTAATTCGTTCCTGAAGACCACCCATCTCAGTTCCAAGCGTAGGCTGATAACCTACAGCCGAAGGCATACGTCCCAACAGAGCCGATACTTCGGAGCCAGCCTGGACAAAGCGGAAAATATTATCAATAAACAGCAGTACGTCCTGCCCCGCCTCATCGCGGAAATATTCGGCCATAGTGAGACCGGACAATGCCACCCGCAAACGCGAGCCGGGAGGTTCGTTCATCTGGCCAAAGACCATAGCAGTCCGCTCGATAACGCCCGATTCGGTCATTTCCAACCAGAGATCGTTACCTTCACGAGTACGTTCACCTACTCCGCAGAACACCGAGTAGCCGCCGTGCTGAGTGGCGATGTTGTGGATCAGCTCCTGAATGATAACCGTTTTGCCCACCCCGGCGCCACCGAACATACCAACTTTGCCGCCCTTGAGGTACGGCTCAAGCAGGTCAATGACCTTAATACCCGTTTCAAACATCTCAGCATGAATGGATTGCTCCTCAAAAGAGGGAGCTTCACGGTGAATCGGCAGACGTTGGGTTTCAGCAGGGAGATCGCCTTTGGCGTCGATCGTTTGTCCCAGAAGGTTGAAGACACGCCCCAGCACTTTTTCGCCAACCGGCACAGTGATGGTGGTGCCAACATCGACCGCCTCCATACCGCGCACCAGGCCGTCAGTAGACGCCAGCGCTACGCAACGAACGATATTGTCGCCCACGTGCATCGCAACCTCGACCGTAAGGTCGATCTCTTTTTCCTTATCGACGATCTTGACGGCATTCAGGATATTCGGCAAAGCGTCGGAGCGAAACTCGCAATCGACGGTTGGACCGATAACCTGAACAACCTTTCCAATGTTTTCAGCCATGTGGCAAACTCCGCATATATCTGAGCGTTCTTTTTTTTCGTACTCTACAGGGACTAACCCTTGAGTGCCTCCGCTCCGGAGACAACTTCGAGCAGTTCCTTAGTGATCTGTCCCTGACGTGCTTTGTTGTAGTCCAGAGTCAGATTATCTATCATTTCACCGGCGTTGGTAGTCGCCGCGTTCATGGCAATCATTCGGCTACCGTGTTCACTGGCAAACGAGTCAGCCAGGGCGGTAACCATTTTTGTCGTCGCATAGCCGGGCATAAGAGCGGCATAGATACGCTGTGCATTCGGCTCGAAAATATAGTCAGCCATACCGGCGGCATCGTCTTCATTCGCCTCAGGTGGTGCGATGGGGAGATACTCCTCCATCGTCGCCTTGAACTTCACCATCGACACAAAGCGAGTGTACAACAGCGAGATTTCATCCGTCTCACCCTGCACAAAACGAGTAGTCAGATAATTGACCAGCATCTTTGCCTTGTCATAATCAAGTGACCCACCCCAATCACCATAGAACTCGACGATAGGAAATGTGCGCCGTTTGAAATAATCATTGCCCTTCTTGCCGACCAGGACCAGTTCGGTCTCGAAATCCTTGTTATCGTTGAGCCAGGCAGTTGCACGGCGAATGATATTCGAGTTGAAACCGCCGCAGAAACCGCGGTCGGCAGAAACCACAACCAGCGTCTTCTTCTTTACATCCCGTTTCTCGAAGTAGGGATGGATTACTTCACCGGTCGAACCAGCGGCCAGATTGGACAACATCTCGTCCATCTTGACAGCGTATGGGCGAGCTTCCTCTACCCGTTGCTGGGCACGGCGCAGCTTGGCGGCTGCGACCATTTCCATAGCGCTGGTAATGCGTCGGGTCGATTTGACCGACCGGATTCTGTTTTGTACGTCGCGAAGGGTTGGCATCTATATTGCCTAATCCGTTATTTCCTGCTTCACGTTACTGTTCAACGCGGACTATTCCGCCTTAAACGTTTTCTTAAAGGCTTTGACAGCCTTGGTCAATTCGCCCTCGATCTTCTCGTCAAGTTTCTTCTTCTCAACAAGCCAATGCTCAATATCGGGATAGCTCTTGTCGCAGAAAGCCAGCAACTCGGTTTCAAACCGACTCACAGCATCTACAGGGATATCATCCAGATAACCATTAGACCCGGTCCAAATGATAATCACCTGGCGGGCTACATCGATAGGCACATACTGACCCTGCTTGAGCAACTCGACCATTCTTTCACCGCGGTTGAGTTGTTGCAGAGTCATTTCGTCCAGATCAGATCCAAACTGGGTGAAAGCTTCCAACTCTCGGTACTGAGCCAAATCGAGTTTCAGCTTACCAGCTACATTCTTGGCCTTCATCATCTTTGTCTGCGCGTTGCCGCCCACACGAGAGACCGAAATACCAACGTTGATAGCCGGACGAACACCGGAGAAGAATAGTTCCGATTCCAGGAATATCTGGCCATCGGTAATCGAAATCACGTTGGTCGGGATATAAGCCGACACGTCGCCGGCTTGTGTTTCAATAATCGGCAACGCTGTCAGGGATCCACCACCGAGAGCGTCGGACAGTTTAGCAGCCCGTTCCAGAAGACGGGAGTGGCAATAGAAAATGTCGCCCGGGTAGGCTTCACGTCCCGGCGGACGACGAAGCAACAGAGACAACTGCCGATACGATTGGGCCTGTTTTGAAAGATCGTCGTAGACAACAAGCGCGTGCTTGCCGTTGTACATGAACTCCTCAGCCATCGCACAACCCGAGTAGGGAGCAATGTACTGCAGCGGGGCCGGATCGGTCGCACAGGCAGAGACTACCGTAGTATATTCCATCGCGCCGTATTTACGCAGTGTCTCCACCACCTGAACTACGGTTGATGTTTTCTGACCGATAGCTACGTAGACGCAATGAACATCAGAGTTTTTCTGATTAATAATCGTATCCAGCACCAATGCCGTTTTACCTGTCTGGCGGTCACCAATAACCAATTCACGCTGACCGCGACCAATCGGGATCATCGAGTCAATTGCCTTGAGGCCTGTTTGCAGCGGTTCTTTCACCGGCTGACGTTCAACAACACCCGGGGCACGACCTTCGATCACCCGAAACTTATCGGTTACAATCGGTCCTTTGCCGTCCAGCGGCTGACCCAACGGATTGACAACACGACCCAGGAGTGCCTCACCTACCGGCACCGAAGCCACGCGGCCGGTGCGGCGTACGGTATCGCCTTCCTTGATCTTGGTGTCGGAACCGAAAATCGCGACACCTACATTGTCTTCTTCCAGGTTGAGCACCAGTCCCATAATGTCGCCGGGGAATTGGATG
It contains:
- the atpD gene encoding F0F1 ATP synthase subunit beta, which translates into the protein MAENIGKVVQVIGPTVDCEFRSDALPNILNAVKIVDKEKEIDLTVEVAMHVGDNIVRCVALASTDGLVRGMEAVDVGTTITVPVGEKVLGRVFNLLGQTIDAKGDLPAETQRLPIHREAPSFEEQSIHAEMFETGIKVIDLLEPYLKGGKVGMFGGAGVGKTVIIQELIHNIATQHGGYSVFCGVGERTREGNDLWLEMTESGVIERTAMVFGQMNEPPGSRLRVALSGLTMAEYFRDEAGQDVLLFIDNIFRFVQAGSEVSALLGRMPSAVGYQPTLGTEMGGLQERITSTTSGSITSVQAIYVPADDLTDPAPATTFSHLDATTVLSRQIAELGLYPAVDPLDSTSRILDPGVVGEEHYQVAREIQVTLQRYKNLQDIIAILGMDELSEEDREIVQRARKIQRFLSQPFFVAEAFTGTEGRYVKIEDTIKGFKMILSGELDHIPEQMFYMVGGIEEVLERHEKTKS
- the atpA gene encoding F0F1 ATP synthase subunit alpha, translating into MGLNPEEVSSVIRKELEKYETKLEMESVGTVLQVGDGIARIWGLEDVQMSELIQFPGDIMGLVLNLEEDNVGVAIFGSDTKIKEGDTVRRTGRVASVPVGEALLGRVVNPLGQPLDGKGPIVTDKFRVIEGRAPGVVERQPVKEPLQTGLKAIDSMIPIGRGQRELVIGDRQTGKTALVLDTIINQKNSDVHCVYVAIGQKTSTVVQVVETLRKYGAMEYTTVVSACATDPAPLQYIAPYSGCAMAEEFMYNGKHALVVYDDLSKQAQSYRQLSLLLRRPPGREAYPGDIFYCHSRLLERAAKLSDALGGGSLTALPIIETQAGDVSAYIPTNVISITDGQIFLESELFFSGVRPAINVGISVSRVGGNAQTKMMKAKNVAGKLKLDLAQYRELEAFTQFGSDLDEMTLQQLNRGERMVELLKQGQYVPIDVARQVIIIWTGSNGYLDDIPVDAVSRFETELLAFCDKSYPDIEHWLVEKKKLDEKIEGELTKAVKAFKKTFKAE
- a CDS encoding DUF177 domain-containing protein codes for the protein MKLRLREYDTFPVRTCLEADPDSFEIVFDGVCGVREVTVDLDIQRSGDEFFCQADVRAVLILECARCLGHYDAELTTTMNFVVCSEVVFNELRKEAEDAEEYVFCVGDSQEADISNVVRQAIITAVPMLPLCAEDCRGLCPQCGANRNLHDCDCGQEVIDERWEGLRDLQDK
- the atpG gene encoding ATP synthase F1 subunit gamma: MPTLRDVQNRIRSVKSTRRITSAMEMVAAAKLRRAQQRVEEARPYAVKMDEMLSNLAAGSTGEVIHPYFEKRDVKKKTLVVVSADRGFCGGFNSNIIRRATAWLNDNKDFETELVLVGKKGNDYFKRRTFPIVEFYGDWGGSLDYDKAKMLVNYLTTRFVQGETDEISLLYTRFVSMVKFKATMEEYLPIAPPEANEDDAAGMADYIFEPNAQRIYAALMPGYATTKMVTALADSFASEHGSRMIAMNAATTNAGEMIDNLTLDYNKARQGQITKELLEVVSGAEALKG
- the atpC gene encoding ATP synthase F1 subunit epsilon — its product is MFLLSIVTPEKVFFEAEIKSLVVPGTEGYLGVLSNHAPLITGLIPGRVEFRDADDKVNLMAVSGGFLEVSNNKASILAEAVERADEIDIERAQAAYEREKNRLISAGKGETDIDLPSARAAVERARNRIKVYKEGSGS
- the rpmF gene encoding 50S ribosomal protein L32 — encoded protein: MPLPKRRHSRTRGRKRRTHWKLAVPNVVDCPHCHSPRLPHHVCTTCGYYNGRQIIPAKDA
- the plsX gene encoding phosphate acyltransferase PlsX — protein: MTIEGKHTIVLDVMGSDSGPAEIIHGGIEAARRLPESLHVMLIGLETVIREVLDDCPDRPNNMSVVHADREVPMTISATEGVRMRDSSIAIGMRQLKVGEAEAFVSPGNTGAVMATALLTLGRLEGVSRPAITTLFPTSAGRPIVVLDVGANVDCKPLHLSQFAVMGSVYSSVVFDLEAPRVGLISIGEERSKGNELIFKASELLRDSDLNFVGNIEGRDILSGSVDVAVTDGFTGNILLKFAESIKPMFVGAMQRQVQTNVFSRIGATLLLPFLRRMRSLFDYSESGGAPLLGLNGNVIICHGSSSSKAIANAVVLAHNMVAKGIRERICRELKNNQFGHLNGSQDKSKNNRHGVVCSATADDQR